In a single window of the Cucumis melo cultivar AY chromosome 11, USDA_Cmelo_AY_1.0, whole genome shotgun sequence genome:
- the LOC103496242 gene encoding uncharacterized protein LOC103496242, producing MECDLFEKTHFNEIGSVSSDFLNYEKYDISEKAFGSPYLPKKRVAGATRTMDKFNLFDPVESSSKHHTYGYDCDLMADVKRNPKATRISDLQDKTHQRDWFCSMADDVTDNFSLLSEESCSINAVRGEAFDSTPLNSNPKQSMGRAMDDDAGPGNSYSVNSIYSRDPHYKIKDEEPKKYVRKSNSSKSKPVHHTNSPFMEKPQPFKTWSFEKECNFSSPCQSPVADCPFRGSMPWNEYPCAESSLPESSFTNKHIETVHLPSSTLISKRPSFHPSNIATAVLERNPCSNSKFVPTYKSMTGTTSSHGEDQISPVLSAQGSVGTGEESESKDPSVGSEKVDFHEDKCNRARSKVCVEDTNEDWLDDSNLERRNCDSIGNETENESPEVENLEASHDSDHVKNGGKTDKFNPDDKVSVPYSKEEKGKHSFSLFAFFFLNLHGNSMVAIGLMRHTCKVQK from the exons ATGGAATGTGATCTCTTCGAGAAGACTCATTTTAATGAAATTGGTAGTGTTTCGTCTGATTTTTTGAACTATGAGAAGTATGATATATCAGAAAAGGCATTTGGCAGCCCCTATCTACCAAAAAAGAG AGTTGCAGGTGCTACAAGAACAATGGACAAATTCAACTTATTTG ATCCAGTCGAGTCCAGCTCGAAGCACCATACCTATGGATATGATTGTGATTTAATGGCGGATGTAAAAAG GAACCCGAAAGCCACAAGGATTTCTGATTTACAGGACAAAACGCACCAACGAGATTGGTTTTGCTCTATGGCAGACGATGTCACAGACAACTTCAGCTTGTTGAG TGAAGAGTCTTGTTCAATCAATGCAG TAAGGGGCGAGGCATTCGATAGCACACCACTAAACTCAAATCCGAAACAGAGCATGGGAAGAGCCATGGATGATGATGCTGGCCCTGGGAACAGTTACAGCGTTAACAGTATTTACTCCAGGGACCCACATTACAAAATCAAGGACGAAGAGCCAAAAAAGTATGTGAGAAAATCAAATTCATCGAAATCCAAGCCAGTCCACCACACAAACTCTCCTTTCATGGAAAAACCACAGCCATTTAAAACCTGGTCGTTTGAGAAAGAATGTAACTTCAGCTCTCCATGTCAAAGTCCAGTTGCAGATTGTCCATTCAGAGGCtctatgccttggaatgaataTCCCTGCGCCGAGTCATCTCTTCCCGAATCCTCCTTCACAAACAAACACATCGAAACCGTTCATCTTCCTTCTAGCACTCTGATCTCCAAAAGACCTTCCTTTCATCCATCAAATATTGCGACTGCAGTTCTCGAGCGCAACCCAtgttcaaattcaaaatttgtaCCTACGTACAAAAGCATGACAGGGACTACAAGTTCTCATGGAGAAGATCAGATTTCTCCTGTACTATCAGCTCAGGGAAGTGTAGGTACAGGTGAAGAAAGTGAATCCAAAGATCCATCAGTAGGAAGTGAAAAGGTTGATTTTCATGAAGACAAATGCAACAGAGCTAGAAGCAAGGTCTGTGTAGAGGACACTAACGAAGATTGGTTGGATGATTCGAATCTTGAGAGGAGAAATTGTGATAGCATCGGAAATGAAACGGAAAATGAATCTCCAGAAGTGGAGAATTTGGAAGCCTCCCACGATTCTGACCATGTAAAAAATGGTGGCAAAACCGACAA ATTTAACCCTGACGATAAAGTTTCTGTTCCATATTCTAAAGAAGAAAAGGGTAAGCACTCATTTTCTTTGtttgcttttttctttcttaacttGCATGGTAATTCAATGGTAGCTATAGGATTGATGAGGCACACTTGTAAAGTACAGAAGTAG